A region of Chlamydia crocodili DNA encodes the following proteins:
- a CDS encoding KpsF/GutQ family sugar-phosphate isomerase: MGSPTTAIDLCQDIVAKQKESLERFFSTFQCEGTWLLAEKILNHQGSIFFSGVGKSGCIARKIAATLQSFGERAFFLSSGDLLHGDLGIIRSGDIVCLFSKSGETRELLEWIPYLKERGVFTVGITSAAYSSLAILCDHVIILPMIEELDPFNLVPTISTTCQLLFGDLLAITLLRSRGISLADYGKNHPGGQIGLKVVGKIRDYMFPKTEVPFCSPENTIADSLDIFSSYGCGCVCIVNEKFEMLGIFTDGDLRRSLSRHGGDILLQKLKDVMTPNPRVINEDADVLLGLQMMETGSPVTILPVVDAKDQRYVVGLLQMHTLAKAGLI; the protein is encoded by the coding sequence ATGGGTTCTCCCACAACAGCTATTGATTTATGCCAAGATATTGTTGCTAAGCAAAAGGAATCTTTAGAACGCTTTTTTTCTACTTTCCAATGTGAGGGAACTTGGTTGCTAGCTGAGAAAATACTGAATCACCAAGGTTCTATATTCTTTTCTGGTGTGGGGAAAAGTGGTTGCATTGCAAGGAAGATAGCTGCTACTTTACAGTCCTTCGGAGAACGTGCTTTTTTTCTTTCTTCAGGAGATCTTCTTCATGGGGATCTTGGTATTATTCGCTCTGGAGATATTGTTTGTCTTTTTTCTAAAAGTGGGGAAACTCGGGAGCTTTTAGAATGGATTCCCTATTTAAAGGAACGAGGTGTATTTACTGTAGGTATTACGTCTGCTGCTTATTCCAGTTTAGCAATTCTTTGTGATCATGTGATTATCTTACCCATGATAGAAGAATTAGATCCTTTTAATCTTGTTCCCACGATATCAACAACATGCCAGTTATTATTTGGAGATCTTCTTGCTATTACACTACTGCGTAGTCGGGGGATATCTCTAGCGGATTATGGGAAGAATCATCCTGGTGGGCAAATTGGTTTGAAGGTTGTTGGGAAAATCCGAGATTATATGTTCCCAAAGACAGAAGTTCCTTTTTGTTCTCCAGAAAATACAATCGCAGATTCCTTAGATATTTTTTCTTCTTATGGTTGTGGTTGTGTTTGCATAGTGAATGAAAAATTCGAAATGCTGGGAATATTCACGGATGGAGATTTACGTAGATCGTTATCTCGTCATGGAGGGGATATCTTATTGCAGAAGCTTAAAGATGTTATGACTCCAAATCCTAGAGTAATCAATGAGGATGCTGATGTTCTTCTTGGTTTGCAAATGATGGAAACAGGAAGTCCTGTAACTATCCTACCTGTTGTAGATGCTAAAGATCAACGCTATGTTGTGGGATTGCTTCAGATGCATACGCTGGCAAAAGCAGGACTTATCTAA
- the cdsZ gene encoding zinc ribbon domain regulatory protein CdsZ translates to MHEALQSILAIQELDIKMIRLMRVKKEHQKELAKVQSLKSDIRRKVQEKELEMENLKNQIKEGENRIQEISDQINKLESQQAAVKKMDEFNALTQEMTAANKERRALEHQLSDLMDKQAGSEDLIVSLKESLTSTENSSFAIEKEICESIKNINQEGRALLQQRSELKEATDPEMFLIYERLLNNKKDRVVVPIENRVCSGCHIVLTPQHENLVRKKDRLIFCEHCSRILYWREPDTLAADSSTAKRRRRRAAV, encoded by the coding sequence ATGCATGAAGCCCTCCAGAGCATTTTAGCCATTCAAGAGCTCGATATTAAAATGATTCGCTTGATGCGAGTCAAGAAAGAGCATCAAAAAGAGCTCGCTAAAGTCCAATCTCTTAAATCTGACATTCGTCGTAAAGTTCAGGAAAAAGAATTGGAGATGGAAAACTTAAAGAATCAGATTAAAGAAGGTGAGAATCGGATTCAAGAGATTTCTGATCAAATTAACAAATTAGAAAGTCAACAAGCAGCTGTGAAGAAGATGGATGAGTTTAATGCGCTCACTCAAGAAATGACCGCAGCAAACAAAGAGCGTCGTGCACTAGAACATCAACTTAGTGATCTTATGGATAAGCAAGCAGGAAGTGAAGACCTGATTGTTTCCCTAAAAGAAAGTCTAACATCTACAGAAAATAGCAGCTTCGCTATTGAAAAAGAAATCTGTGAAAGTATTAAGAATATTAATCAAGAAGGCAGAGCTTTATTACAGCAACGTAGTGAATTAAAAGAAGCTACGGATCCTGAAATGTTTCTTATTTACGAACGTTTATTAAACAATAAAAAAGATCGCGTTGTTGTTCCCATAGAAAATCGTGTTTGTAGTGGATGTCACATAGTTTTAACTCCCCAGCATGAGAATTTAGTCCGCAAAAAAGATCGACTGATTTTCTGTGAACATTGTTCTAGAATTTTATATTGGCGAGAACCTGACACTCTCGCTGCTGATAGCTCTACAGCAAAACGTCGTCGAAGACGCGCCGCTGTATAA